The Cloeon dipterum chromosome 3, ieCloDipt1.1, whole genome shotgun sequence genome includes a region encoding these proteins:
- the LOC135939296 gene encoding cuticle protein 19-like, protein MSVFKVVVLFAVLVAAVAAQEGYGHHEDYHAHPQYKFEYGVHDSHTHDIKQQSEQRDGHHTDSEYQVLEADGKNTRHVKITVDSQPIHGHHG, encoded by the exons ATGTCCGTTTTTAAG GTTGTCGTCCTCTTTGCGGTCCTGgtcgccgccgtcgctgccCAGGAAGGCTACGGACACCATGAAGATTACCAC GCCCACCCCCAGTACAAGTTTGAATATGGAGTTCACGACTCGCACACCCACGACATCAAGCAACAGAGCGAGCAACGCGACGGCCACCACACTGACTCTGAATACCAGGTGCTGGAGGCCGACGGCAAGAACACCCGCCACGTGAAAATCACCGTTGACTCTCAGCCCATCCATGGACACCACGGTTGA